One genomic region from Pseudoduganella lutea encodes:
- a CDS encoding aldo/keto reductase: MNAIAGHRLGQGTWYMGENAAARNDEVRALQLGMDLGITLIDTAEMYGEGGAEKVVGAAIAGRRDEVTLVSKVYPHNAGRADVQRACERSLARLGTDRIDLYLLHWRGGVPLAETLEGFERLRAAGKILAYGVSNFDTADMDEAARVPGGRAIAANQVMYNLRRRGIEFDLLPWCRERTVPLMAYSPLESGRREQQRLFADPSLRQVADRHGATPAQVALAWLMAQQGVIAIPKAVQPEHVRANRAALDIVLTSEDLAVLDAAFPPPARKMPLDVL; this comes from the coding sequence ATGAATGCCATCGCAGGACATCGGCTGGGGCAGGGAACCTGGTACATGGGCGAAAATGCCGCCGCCAGGAACGACGAGGTCCGCGCGCTGCAGCTGGGCATGGACCTCGGCATCACGCTGATCGACACCGCCGAGATGTATGGCGAAGGCGGTGCCGAAAAGGTGGTGGGCGCGGCGATCGCCGGCCGGCGCGATGAAGTCACCCTCGTCAGCAAGGTCTATCCGCACAATGCCGGCCGCGCCGATGTGCAGCGCGCGTGCGAGCGCAGCCTGGCACGCCTGGGCACCGACCGCATCGACCTGTACCTGCTGCACTGGCGCGGCGGCGTGCCGCTGGCCGAAACGCTGGAAGGATTCGAACGGCTGCGCGCGGCCGGCAAGATCCTCGCTTATGGCGTGAGCAATTTCGATACCGCCGACATGGACGAAGCGGCGCGCGTTCCGGGCGGCAGGGCGATCGCCGCCAATCAGGTGATGTACAACCTGCGCCGGCGCGGCATCGAGTTCGACCTGCTGCCGTGGTGCCGCGAGCGCACCGTTCCCCTGATGGCTTACTCCCCGCTGGAATCGGGCCGGCGCGAACAGCAGCGCCTCTTCGCCGATCCGTCCCTGCGGCAGGTCGCGGACCGGCACGGCGCGACGCCCGCGCAGGTCGCGCTGGCATGGCTGATGGCGCAGCAGGGTGTCATCGCCATCCCGAAAGCGGTGCAGCCCGAGCACGTGCGCGCCAACCGCGCCGCGCTCGATATCGTGCTGACGTCCGAAGACCTCGCGGTGCTGGACGCGGCATTCCCGCCACCGGCACGGAAGATGCCGCTGGACGTGCTCTGA
- a CDS encoding GGDEF domain-containing protein, producing MSTNRTALVGQSIASMDLKDALMVGVIVYACTIFGIYTAQPDTLSAFWPSNAVLVGLLLRRAHPPTLAHWAAAIIGYVLGDTEMLQSWPKTLMLIWANLMGVSVCYLALSRMSEAHRGLRNASSMVRFVLVVISGAAAAGVAGFFIHPRLYGGTPAHGFAFWFSTELVNYIAMLPVMLTMPTLSRGLARYKRRTDWPSLRAEEIAPLAAFAASLWLGTQLGGPGVIPYPVPAMLWCALTYGRFATACITLFFSMWTLIAISNGTLLIGASFDSQEAVMSLRVGVIFTALAPLTVASVMAARNALLARLMHVASHDSLTHALNRGGFMTGAEAVLATPKVQRQPVAVLMMDIDLFKAVNDNHGHAAGDVVLTSFAGVAQSHLRKGDLLGRLGGEEFAVLLPGCSPDAACAIAQRICDAFAAHPVAVGGDAPLHSTVSIGVACWDKPAIPVEAMLGAADAALYTAKRSGRNRIVRSA from the coding sequence ATGAGTACCAACCGGACTGCCCTTGTCGGCCAGTCAATCGCCAGCATGGATCTGAAGGACGCGCTGATGGTCGGCGTGATCGTCTACGCCTGCACGATTTTCGGCATCTATACGGCGCAGCCAGACACGCTGTCGGCATTCTGGCCCAGTAACGCCGTGCTGGTCGGCCTGCTGCTCCGGCGCGCCCATCCCCCGACACTGGCGCACTGGGCGGCCGCCATCATCGGCTACGTGCTGGGCGACACCGAAATGCTGCAAAGCTGGCCCAAGACCCTCATGCTCATCTGGGCAAACCTGATGGGCGTGTCAGTCTGTTATCTGGCGCTGTCCCGCATGAGCGAGGCACACCGGGGCTTGCGGAATGCCAGCTCGATGGTGCGCTTTGTGCTGGTGGTTATCAGCGGTGCGGCTGCCGCCGGCGTGGCCGGCTTCTTTATCCATCCCCGGCTGTATGGCGGCACGCCGGCCCACGGCTTCGCCTTCTGGTTTTCCACGGAACTGGTCAATTACATCGCCATGCTGCCCGTGATGCTGACCATGCCCACGCTGTCGCGCGGGCTGGCCAGGTACAAGCGCCGCACCGACTGGCCCAGCCTGCGGGCGGAAGAAATCGCACCGCTGGCCGCATTCGCCGCCAGCCTGTGGCTGGGCACGCAGCTTGGCGGTCCGGGCGTCATTCCCTACCCGGTTCCCGCCATGCTCTGGTGCGCGCTAACGTACGGTCGGTTCGCCACGGCTTGCATCACCCTGTTCTTTTCGATGTGGACCCTGATCGCCATTTCCAACGGCACCTTGCTGATCGGCGCCAGTTTCGACAGCCAGGAGGCGGTCATGTCGCTACGCGTTGGCGTGATCTTCACGGCGCTGGCCCCATTGACGGTGGCGAGCGTGATGGCGGCGCGCAATGCGCTGCTGGCCCGCCTGATGCATGTCGCCTCCCACGACTCGCTGACCCATGCGCTCAACCGGGGCGGTTTCATGACCGGTGCCGAAGCCGTGCTGGCCACGCCCAAGGTGCAGCGCCAGCCAGTGGCCGTCCTGATGATGGATATCGATTTGTTCAAGGCGGTCAATGACAACCACGGTCATGCCGCGGGCGACGTCGTCCTGACCAGCTTTGCAGGCGTCGCCCAGTCGCACCTGCGCAAGGGCGATCTGCTGGGCCGGCTGGGTGGAGAGGAATTCGCCGTGTTACTCCCCGGATGCAGCCCGGATGCCGCGTGCGCGATCGCCCAGCGCATCTGCGACGCCTTTGCCGCCCACCCGGTAGCGGTGGGCGGCGACGCGCCACTGCACTCCACCGTCAGCATCGGGGTAGCATGCTGGGACAAACCAGCCATTCCCGTCGAAGCGATGCTGGGCGCCGCCGATGCGGCGCTCTACACCGCAAAGAGATCCGGCCGCAACCGGATCGTTCGCAGCGCCTAG